The following coding sequences are from one Homalodisca vitripennis isolate AUS2020 chromosome 7, UT_GWSS_2.1, whole genome shotgun sequence window:
- the LOC124366072 gene encoding uncharacterized protein LOC124366072, producing MTALSWFFGGKKKEEKPVTVEAVEVGNDEDYTIIQAYPNQPGLYPQMPQSLYPTSQFYTPLPYSVLPQRQDQQPAGSVAVRANPQNQLDGVPFVLSPKLEQGSSQSQIPGLEDLRRAVFQIAADINDPMFQYEFNLEQSVMQEASLYNRDSA from the coding sequence ATGACTGCTTTATCATGGTTCTTTGGTGGGAAGAAGAAAGAGGAGAAACCGGTTACAGTGGAGGCCGTTGAGGTGGGTAATGATGAGGACTATACGATCATACAGGCCTATCCCAACCAGCCTGGACTCTACCCCCAGATGCCACAGTCACTCTACCCCACATCTCAGTTCTACACGCCTCTGCCATACTCAGTGCTGCCACAACGACAGGACCAGCAACCCGCAGGGAGCGTCGCAGTCAGAGCTAATCCTCAGAACCAATTGGATGGTGTTCCTTTCGTCTTATCCCCCAAGCTGGAGCAAGGCTCTAGCCAGTCTCAGATACCTGGACTAGAAGATCTCAGACGTGCGGTATTCCAAATCGCGGCTGACATAAATGATCCTATGTTTCAATACGAATTCAATCTGGAACAATCGGTTATGCAGGAGGCGTCCTTGTATAATCGCGACAGTGCCTAG